A region of Liolophura sinensis isolate JHLJ2023 chromosome 8, CUHK_Ljap_v2, whole genome shotgun sequence DNA encodes the following proteins:
- the LOC135472816 gene encoding uncharacterized protein LOC135472816, whose translation MNCKRKKQTVAEDISDAKTRKEDTRLYCLCKQLDDPDRTMIQCDFCDEWFHPACVDLEEGEVNDVGRWYCPPCTDVMAQNPSLSRKRFLGFQGRVAPKEGWGEEFLLEDIDESVIQVETKRHRVEGWNLFREGRVTGLSSNKNGNYVYFRSQCQASMRQLSYNVFICFKGSRRLKWSTCSCPAGIDGQCKHLVATLYCLIDLYRLGINKIPDAKTCTQKLQMWHVRKPVTDEPLLFSGINFVKHDPERPVKGDLGCSVKQHNPVPEFASTVTQVKIQKLVNLYDSNCIKLPVIDTIRTNQCIPVLPKQQMDGSLHSELFELMNGTEYNFSVDDYTTKLTASEKQHYSSIVEVNIETSRCIEKKTRLQSKSKFWFDQRQHRITASNFGTFCRLKSCTNPITFNRKQKFFTCRSVRHGVDYESAAFAKYSEVQPCESCSAGLIINPKIPYLGVSPDKIVLTNSELKLVEVKCPYSVFQKKVKICQQIKENNFYLKYVDGEVKLSETHDYFYQIQGQLNITGVNICDMVVFVPPDDIVIVSIKKDKHFFENKMLPKLSDIYFHHLLPSFVDRLQYTHL comes from the exons ATGAATTGCAagagaaagaaacaaactgtgGCTGAAGATATCAGTGATGCAAAAACCAGAAAGGAGGACACTCGCctttattgtttatgtaaacaatTAGATGATCCTGATAGAACAATGATCCAGTGTGATTTTTGTGACGAATGGTTCCATCCTGCCTGTGTTGATCTGGAAGAGGGTGAAGTTAATGATGTTGGAAGATGGTACTGCCCACCATGTACAGATGTTATGGCACAAAATCCATCACTGTCGCGTAAAC GTTTTCTTGGGTTTCAAGGGAGAGTAGCACCGAAAGAGGGATGGGGAGAAGAATTTTTGTTGGAGGACATCGATGAGTCTGTCATTCAAGTAGAAACCAAAAGACATCGTGTTGAAGGCTGGAACCTGTTTCGAGAAGGTCGTGTTACTGGACTGAGCAGCaataaaaatggaaattatGTATATTTCCGTAGTCAGTGTCAGGCATCCATGAGACAGCTGTCCTATAatgtgtttatctgtttcaaGGGCAGTCGAAGGCTTAAGTGGTCAACCTGTTCGTGCCCTGCTGGAATCGATGGCCAGTGTAAGCATCTTGTGGCAACTTTGTATTGTTTGATAGATCTGTACAGACTAGGGATAAACAAAATCCCAGATGCTAAGACATGCACACAAAAACTTCAAATGTGGCATGTCCGAAAACCTGTGACAGACGAACCACTGCTTTTTTCTGGCATAAACTTTGTTAAGCATGACCCAGAGAGACCAGTAAAAGGGGACCTTGGTTGTAGTGTGAAGCAACATAATCCTGTACCTGAGTTTGCAAGCACTGTGACACAGGTAAAAATTCAGAAACTTGTTAACTTATATGATTCCAATTGTATTAAGTTACCAGTCATAGACACCATCAGGACCAATCAATGTATTCCAGTGTTGCCTAAACAGCAAATGGATGGAAGCCTTCATTCTGAACTttttgaattaatgaatggaaCAGAATATAACTTTAGTGTGGATGATTACACAACTAAATTGACTGCATCAGAGAAACAACACTACAGTTCCATTGTGGaagtaaatattgaaacatctagatgtattgaaaagaaaactcgATTACAGAGTAAGAGTAAGTTTTGGTTTGACCAGCGCCAACATAGAATAACGGCATCCAACTTTGGGACTTTCTGTAGACTAAAATCATGTACTAATCCAATAACTTTCAATAGAAAGCAGAAGTTTTTCACGTGCAGAAGTGTCCGCCATGGTGTAGATTATGAGTCAGCTGCATTTGCCAAGTATAGTGAAGTCCAACCCTGTGAAAGTTGCTCAGCAGGTTTAATAATAAATCCCAAAATACCATATTTAGGTGTTAGTCCTGATAAAATTGTGCTTACCAACAGTGAATTGAAACTTGTAGAAGTTAAGTGCCCTTACAGTGTGTTTCAAAAGAAGGTCaaaatttgtcaacaaattaaggaaaataatttctacTTAAAATATGTTGACGGAGAGGTGAAACTGTCTGAGACTCATgattatttttatcaaattcaaGGTCAGCTTAATATTACtggtgtaaatatttgtgatatgGTGGTGTTTGTGCCTCCAGatgatattgttattgtttccattaaaaaagacaaacacttttttgaaaacaaaatgctccCAAAGCTAtctgatatttatttccatCATTTGTTGCCTAGCTTTGTTGATCGCCTCCAATACACTCATTTGTAG